The genomic interval CGCGTCAACCTTCACGATAGTTGATCCTATTTGACTGGTTTGCCTGATAACCTAGTTAGCCAGTGCTCAGAACGATTGGTAGTCATAGGGATTGCGCCCGTCAATAGTGCCTATAGTCCACCTCATGATCGGTGTGATGCTAAACCGGGTTACGAGTATTGAACAGACTGTTTTACTAGAACATAACTCCTGAGTTTGAATTCTCTTTGCAGCGTGAACATTTATGCGACTACTCCTGGTCAACAGCAATTCAACGACAGTGGTCACTGAGCGGATGGTTGAAACGGCCAACACTGTCGCTTCACCGCATACCACCGTTACTGGTGTGACGGCCTCCGGAGCTGCGGTCATTCGTTCTCATCTTGAATTTGCCGAAGCTGCTGTGCAAACGGTACTTGCACTCCAACAGAATGCTCCTGGGCACGATGCCGCTATCATCGGATGCTTTGGCGATCCGGGGCTGAAGGCGGCGCGTCAGACGCTGGATATTCCTGTTGTCGGGCTCACGGAAGCGGCCATGCTGATGGCTCATACGCTAGGCGGTCGATACAGCGTGATCAGCTTTGGTCGGCACAATGCTATCAACATGGTCGATTTAGCCCGCAGCTATGGGCTCCACTCACGCTTAGCTTCCGTGCGTATTGCTGATGTTAGCTACAGCGCTATTCTGGCAGATCCGAGTCAGGCTTTCGACGCTTGTGTGGACGCTGGTAAGCAAGCTCTGACTCAAGATGGAGCTGATGTGTTGATTCTAGGGGGTGGCCCCGTGGCAGGTATGGCTCGCCAAGTTGCGGCAATGCTAGACGTACCAGTGTTAGACAGTATTGCTTGTGCGACAAAACTGGCTGAATCTTTGGCCGCTTGTGGCTATACGACGAGCCGTTCTGGTCTTTATCAATCGGTGGAATAAGGAACCCGTGTCATTGGGTTCAGATCTTGCCAGATGCACGATAGTGTTGTTTTTCCAAGAAGAATGAATGCCTCAAACCTCTGTTGAATAAGGGTTTGAGGCATTCATTGCTTAAATCATCGAAACGCCTGTCTAAAAAAGTTTTTGAGCATCTTGCTCACATTCCGATGTCATGCCTTCATTCAGCACTACCGCCACAGGTTAGTCTGGCAGATCGGTTGAGTGCGAGTAAGCC from Candidatus Obscuribacterales bacterium carries:
- a CDS encoding aspartate/glutamate racemase family protein, with the protein product MRLLLVNSNSTTVVTERMVETANTVASPHTTVTGVTASGAAVIRSHLEFAEAAVQTVLALQQNAPGHDAAIIGCFGDPGLKAARQTLDIPVVGLTEAAMLMAHTLGGRYSVISFGRHNAINMVDLARSYGLHSRLASVRIADVSYSAILADPSQAFDACVDAGKQALTQDGADVLILGGGPVAGMARQVAAMLDVPVLDSIACATKLAESLAACGYTTSRSGLYQSVE